TTAGATAAATCATATAAACGTTTAATATCGCTAACTTGTATTAATCTTAAATAAACTTTTTCCCCTTTAAGCATAGTTCACCTTCTTAACAATTACTTATATTATTATTATACTATCTCTAATAAAAATGCTGCATTATATTTGCAAATATTACTATCTGAGTTCAGAAAAATATTTAGCTTTTATGGAAAGTGGTAAAGTTTAATTACCTAATTAAGCTCGAAAATGTATCTTTAAAGCAAATACTAATTATAAAATTTATTATTCTAATTATCATAACCTATTTCTAATTTAAAATTAGAAAATTAATTAATTCTACAAGTTATATAAATTCTATAATTTTATATAACAAAAAAACACCTAGTAAAAATACTAGGTGTTTTGGCGGAGAATCCGGGATTTGAACCCGGGCGCCAGTTGCCCGACCTACGCCCTTAGCAGGGGCGCCTCTTCAGCCACTTGAGTAATTCTCCATGTGTCTTCTAATTAATTTTATATAAAAAATTAATGGCGGAGAGATAGGGATTCGAACCCTAGGTACGCTCACACGCACGCCGGTTTTCAAGACCGGTGCCTTAAACCAACTCGACCATCTCTCCACAACTTACGAAATTTATTATAACAACTAATATCTAATATGTCAATATAATTAAAAGAATTTCGTTACAATTTTTTAATTAAGTATCGCTATATCTGATTTAACGTAATCGATTTTTTAGCCATGCACCTTTTCTAACGTAGTATAGGAATAATTGTTCGATATATTATTATTTTTTAGGTTTTATTTCTTAACCCTTAAACAAGATTATAATTTGGGTTATCATAAATTTTTTTTCATATAATTTTCTGAAGAATAAAAAAACATCTAGTAAAAATACTAGATGTTTTGGCGGAGAATCCGGGATTTGAACCCGGGCGCCAGTTGCCCGACCTACGCCCTTAGCAGGGGCGCCTCTTCAGCCACTTGAGTAATTCTCCATGTGCCTTCTAAATAATTCTATATAAAAAAAAAGTGGCGGAGAGATAGGGATTCGAACCCTAGGTACGCTCACACGCACGCCGGTTTTCAAGACCGGTGCCTTAAACCAACTCGACCATCTCTCCGTGACTACATGAGTTATTATATCAACATATATATAGTCTGTCAACATAATTTGTTAAAAAATCTTATATTTTTATGTAAATTATAACTTTTATAGTTAAACTTCTTTTTAAAGTAGCTGTTTTACTGCATTTCACTATACTTATATAATAAAAGATTTTATAAATAATAATAGTCTACATCAACTTAATATGTTAATGTAGACTATTATTTATATATTTAAACTAATTATTTTATAAAATCTACGTTCATAAATCTTTTTATTGCTTCTGGAATTTCAACTGTTCCATCTTCTTTTTGATAATTTTCTAATACTGCTGCTACAGTTCTACCTATTGCAACACCTGATCCATTTAAAGTATGGATAAATTTAGGCTTATCTTTTGGTGTTTCTCTATATTTAATATTAGCTCTTCTAGCTTGGAAATCTTCAAAATTAGAACAACTTGAAATTTCTACATATCTATTGTAACTTGGCATCCAAACTTCTATATCGTATTTTAATGCTGCAGTAAATCCTAAATCACCTTTGCATATTCTAACTATTCTATAAGGTAATCCTAATCCTTGTAAAACTGATTCAGCATCTTCTACTAATTTATCTAATTCAGCATAAGAATCTTCTGGTTTACAGAACTTAACTAATTCTACTTTATTGAATTGATGTTGTCTTACAAGACCTCTAGTATCTCTACCAGCTGATCCTGCTTCTGCTCTAAAACAAGCTGAATATGCTGCATGTTTTATTGGTAAAATATCACCACTTAAAACTTCATTTCTATACATATTTGTAACTGGTACTTCTGCTGTTGGTATTAAAAAGTATCCATTATTTTCTACTTTAAATGCATCTTCTTCAAATTTAGGTAATTGACCAGTTCCTGTCATACTGTCTCTATTAACCATGTAAGGTGGTAATATTTCAGTATATCCATTTTCAGTAGTATGTTTATCTAGGAAGTAGTTTATTATTGATCTTTCTAATCTAGCTCCTAATCCCTTGTATACTGTGAATCTAGATCCAGCTACCTTTCCACCTCTTTCAAAGTCTAAGATATTAAGATCAGTTCCTAAATCCCAGTGAGCTTTAGGTTCAAAATTAAATTTAGTAGGTTCTCCCCATTTTTTAATTTCAACATTATCTTCATCAGTTTCTCCATCTG
The Clostridium cagae genome window above contains:
- the serS gene encoding serine--tRNA ligase — protein: MLDLKRIRNNPEEIKKLLSNRGEDFDVAVIDEIVTLDEERRKILVEVESLKSKRNQVSAEIPKLKKAGEDVTEIMNDMRKLGEEIKNFDTRVNEINERIEYIMLRIPNIPNPEVPDGETDEDNVEIKKWGEPTKFNFEPKAHWDLGTDLNILDFERGGKVAGSRFTVYKGLGARLERSIINYFLDKHTTENGYTEILPPYMVNRDSMTGTGQLPKFEEDAFKVENNGYFLIPTAEVPVTNMYRNEVLSGDILPIKHAAYSACFRAEAGSAGRDTRGLVRQHQFNKVELVKFCKPEDSYAELDKLVEDAESVLQGLGLPYRIVRICKGDLGFTAALKYDIEVWMPSYNRYVEISSCSNFEDFQARRANIKYRETPKDKPKFIHTLNGSGVAIGRTVAAVLENYQKEDGTVEIPEAIKRFMNVDFIK